ACATCTTTCGTAAAAccgaatatttatttttttgcgtCTTTTCAGATGATCGacgttaaaaataatattcactatCCTAGCGGCTATCCCATATCACAACACCCGCCGgtttttttatgttcttcacCAGGACCTGATCCGTATTGTTCGCAGGACATATATAATCCAGTATACGAAGAATTGAGTGATCCGGAAAGTGAATTAACACCAGCCCCTCACAGCGAAGACGAATTCGCCGAGGACGAATTATCCCTTGCTGGCGAAATGGAACGAAGAAGACTTGATATACCCCCGCCGCCATATCGACCCGAAACGGTAAGTCGtaacgaatttatttttaaataaatataactaatatattttaaattgttttttcagtgtatacGTCGAGATATACCAAGATTTCGACGTCCACACGAACCTCTCCCGCCCGTACCGGGTAATAAACGTCACAGAAGTCTCGATAGACGACGTCAAGAATTCCACGAAGGTATGTTGTTAGACGCTCTACTTCAACTCTATCCCAGAGTAGGAAGTGTCGAACATCCTCCGACTCGAGGACGACAAATACCCAGTATAACTCAAAGGATACAGTGTATGACGCCCGGTCCTTACGAAACGGTGCCGGTGATTGGACATTTAGCCACGTTCAGACCCGTTCCGAAACCTTATTCGCAAGATTCCGCTTTAGGTTCGGATTCGGGTTATAGCAATCATACGAGTATCAGAAGTTCGAATAGGGGTAGAAGGGATCCGAGGCGTTTATCGCAACTAAGCGCCGAATTAGCTTTGACTTAATAAGGGGTTTGTATCGGTTTTGCGATCGACAATGGCAATTTTAATATAGTGCAATTATTTCCTATACATTTTGTTATTTCGCCATTTGATGCCATTTCTTTCTGTTTGGGTTGTcttacacacacacacacacacacacacacacacacacacacacacacacacacacacacacacacatctTTATACAGTACGTCCTCAAATAAATGCgtaattaaattgatatttaaaattcccgaaacaatttttttttcctataaattCTGCTGTAAAAGTCACTGCCATATTTAACTGTAACTATTCGCCATTATTTTAACCCTACTTGCCACAATAGTGAGTAAAAGCAAGGGTAACATTGAGCTTCAGCTAATATATTGAGTTTTGCAAAATTAGTACTAACACCTGTACCTCAAGTAACATTTTTGTAATCAACACAAGAGAAATCTGTAAAAAAATGTGGTAACTTCACAATACGAAAGTATTTCACCCTGTACATTAAATTATAggtaaaaaaaacatttgtttcgagaatttccgatattttttatttgaaataacattatagatgaataaataatataatataattaaacaggattaatataaaataacaaaaacaattttaaaaaatattatattatgtgtcttctttttttatcgtttgctgtcaaaatcttgttttttattatattatcagaAATACCTACTGGCTAGGCAACCAGCATTCCACGTTTTATTACTAATTCAAATAATTCCACTATTAGAAACATCATGTCGTATTACCGTATGAAATTATAGTTTACCAAAGTGTATAAatcgttattttattattttcaaatctgaatattatgattaatatacaataattatcaatttatatatcaataaattgtttGCTTAATTATTCCATACCATATCTGCAAAAATGTGGGTAATAGAAGAAATAGAGGATCTAGCACGTTACAAGttttatcattatatattttcattcaaaatatacgtTTATCTACTAGCAGTaaaccatataaatataaagcaACATTCCATTTGAAATATCGAACCGAATTCTCCTATATTTTCTGTGTTTAACAATAAGCGTTTAACAAATATCAGggtattcatatattcaaagaaataatCTTTATCGTctttatattttacaattgaaaatggaaatttgaaatatttaagatATAAAACCTTTTTTAGCGAAGAGCAGTGGCAGTATGAACACTCACACacacaaatattgaataaaattgtttcatgACTACcctgatatttttcaataagtCATTTCGTGTAACATGAAACGTCGGCCATATTGCCGAGACAATATGGCGGCTGGTTGTGACGTCATCCTGAAATGACCTTTAGTAAAACTTTTGTAGAAACTTGTAAATAGTTTATGTATATTTCGGGACACTTTTGGCCAACCAAAATTTTCTAGaatccaattaaaaatttttatatcatctCTCCTAAAAACTGTATCATATTGTAAATTATGTTTAtagactattttttatttattattgtatataatatatatatatatatatatatatatatatatatatatatatatatataaccaatcggaacaaattcaaatttatttatttgtaagtTTCCCAAACACTGAATTTCACAATTTATCATCTTATACATAATTAGTATAGGAGTTTATGCTCATTTTTTCTGAATAACCCTGTATTTGCACtatttataattacattaaCGACCACTGTATAAAAAACACATagtataatgaataaatatatttttagtttcttcGGCTCATTCATATTGTCCAATATTAGCTTAacactaatttttatatagttttttaaatattttattactgcctttatcaaaaaaagtttttaatatacTTCTGGAATCAATGATTTCATCATTCCACGACATCTAgttgtaaattttgataaaaaaaaggtagaaaaaactttcaaaatcttATACAAACTACTTAAAtgctgaaaaatatataaaaaagaaaatttaattacttttcTTATTACAATTTCATTGAAATCACTGATATACAGGCAATACCCATTACAATCTGTAATGCTGGTTGTCGAATCGATTTTTACTTGAATACTTGTGTTTATTGTGCTGTGGTCAtgaatttaaccagtggcgtaGCTGGGGTTATACGCCACTGTACTTAATAATcgtaattaaaataaagtagatctgttttactcaaaaatagataaaataccAATCAGTGTTTGTAATATTCTAGTccaataaatatgtaaaaattaaattacatttgatttttgtttcaaacGTCATCACGCCATTACattatgttgttattgttttcatttcacaattttgaaaataaatttaataaaaaacattttttttttattttaacatctATAATATAGTATAAGTGTCCTTAAAATTGGTAAAAGAATATTGTATTAATATTCACACACAACATAAATATACAACCGGATCAACCAAAATGGTTCAATAGGACAAATTATTAAGCTTATTGGTAGAAATCACAAATAAGCGTccttatttgaaacaaaaagaaatgcTTTTCCATAAGCTTCTAAAACTTCAATTGATAAAATTCAAGAATTGGTTCACCACTCAACTTATACACTAGATCTAATCCCCAGTGACTTTTCTTCtttcctaaccttaaagtttCATTTGCTTTAACTGCATCTTAGTTGGAGCGTGCTATATATTCACGGTTGTCAACCGtaaagtttttaatatatttgattcatttaaaactaattaaaatatgaaaggCCACTGCTattctaaaatcaaatttttgtggaacttaattttttactaaaaaatgaaaaatgtcaatttttggtttatatttgattagtaggatcaaatattattattatttttattactaaatttcCTCTGTGATAAAAGAGGTTGAAATGTTacagatatttaaatttgatcatTATGATTTAATTAGCGAAGGTTTGTTATAATAGAATTTACAttaaccaaaacaaaaataaatttatgttaaagCGTAAAAAATACAATCATTGTACTAATATAAAAGTTGTCCTTCAACAGAAATAGTGCATTTGCAAATTTAAGAATTTTAATGTGGTATAATATCAAGGCTGTAGCTATGGAAATTGATATCAACAActattaaatttcttttattaaacaattatgagaatttttccatttaatttaatactctctttatttcgaaataatttttctagttCCAAATCATGTGTCATAATTCTATATTATAATAGCAtcgttttttcaattaaaaagaaTGAGTAAAACCTTGAAAATAATCTTGCAATtgtgtaaaattatcttttgtaaaaaaatactcaatttctgcctccaaaataataattttaatatttctacgTCTATAGAAGCGCCGGCAACTTTTTCTAGTAGATAATAGCGAAACTAAATGTTACTGTTTAAATAAGGGAACTGTATTTTAGGATATTCAATATGTATTAAATCTATATGGCCGTTCTCGGTATTTCTTTGTggttttttgattaatttccacagtttttttcatattatggAGTATAGGAGACGGGGAGTACATTAGAACTTTGCACAAGGGCGATTAACATCCTAAATAAGATCTGCCTTAGGCTAAACGCTCAGgtaaattttttagtttatcaGACTACATATGTACATTCCTATTGTACTCGAAAGTTTTTATTTCGACAGGAAATGATACAcgtataaaaaatttgcattgaataatcattttttcaatagaaataatgCATCAATACATTAATTAACCTCAggttaatatattttaattctacACAAAGAATTTTTGCTTCAAGGATTTTTACAGTAAGTAAAAACCCAAATCATGTcccaatttaaattttttgaatgtttctagtatctataaacaactcaaatagcactcgtatatCAACCCATTGAACCGTATTGTAATtgacatttattaaaataatctaGAAGTTTTTAATGTCTATTGAATGAAGTTGTTTCGGATGTCATTTTGacattcatataatttttttaaaaatggagTTGAAGGCTGTAAAGAAACTATAACTCATATTATTAATTccgtttattaaaattaaaatataaaaatgagaaaaacttaTTTCCTGCCATAGcgaatttctttttattcacaTTGATACCGTGgttgaagtattttcaaaataataatccaAGATGTTTCTCGATATTCctaagaaatttgttttaacaatAAGTAAGCAAATCAATAAgacggaaaaaaatatttttaacgaaatatcTGCGTACCAAAAcctaaaaaatacaataaattttgaaaaatgactaAATTAGTCCCAGTAGAAAGAAAAACCAAGCTATAAATCCGTTCTAATTTTCTTTTGGGTatgttaaattgaatttaaataaaaacaaaacgaacCTAAGAGTTTTCTTATACAGATGTTATAGAGACAATGCCCAAACACTCCAGACTTATCACCATATGATTTTCACATCTTTGGATATCTCAAAGAAGTGATTTGAGCTATTCTATTTAACCAAAATGGAATGATGTTtgattaaagagaaaaataaatttggttttatacTTGTTTGTATTTAACCTTTtgcaaatatatataaatcagtgATTCCCAAAGTTGTTAACGGGAAACTCGACGGGAGTCCAGCGAATGTCACTTGTAACAACTTGCATATTCAATTGCAGTTTTAGAATTTCTGAAAAGTAAAGATCCTGATCCAGATATGATCAGGGGCAGGTAGAATGTCGTGATGAAGATATTCAGACATACGTTCAACATTTGATTGCTTCACTTGATGATTTCAAAATCAGATATTATGTGGTGAACATGGTAATTGTGatatttaatgtcaaaataaacaatatattatacTTACTTTACTAGTCTGTTCAATTCCTTTCGTCCTGTAGGATCGACAGATTCATTTAGAACGTATAAACTTAATCCTGTTATTGATTTagttatataagaaaaaatttcattttcagttAATTCATGTGGATACCAAAAATCACGTTCTtcttctttcagttttttttgcATCTCGAtcattttgtcatttttgaatgaataatttttaagtaCAAAATGTTTTAACACATACATAACCATGAAGATTTTTCTTAGAATTCGTACAAccctaaaaaataatattttcaaaaacgaaaACTATTTCTTATCTTGTgggttattaaaaataaaattattcaaccaTGTACTGTTAATAACAAAGTACTCACATCGCTTTTCTGCCTATTAATCTCAATAAAAGATCGAGTGAAAATCCGGGTAAAATGTGAAATAGAATAAACTGGATATAATAGTTGTAAAAACAAGCAGTTAGTTTCAAATCTGGATACCATAGGAGGTTCGGCAACGGTTTCCTGAGACTTATCCCCTGGgccattgaaaaaaattttccttgAGTGGTATTGAAAGTACATTGCGTGATATTATATACCTCAACCTCGTTCTTATTgctaaaattcagttttttatatattgaaactGAAATTACTCTCAAATTCCCATACTCACTTTTTCTTGGTATTATTATAAGTAGCTAGAATAATCCCTTTTATTACAATATCTACTGGGACATAGTTAAGAGTGTATTCTCTCTTAGTTAGAGCCACTCGTAGAATAccttgaatttgaaaatataatttttgtcatttatttttattttacagttCTTCAGATCTCTTAAAACTACATCAACCACCACCGTTTAATGCAATGACAACCATAAATAACATCAGTTTccaatttttctgtatttttaatGTCTCTTTTAGATTGAAATTTCTGTTTTGTTAGAAGATTTAAGTAGTTGTCCTTAGTCtaattattgattttccatATTCGGATTgtttaaaaaccatttttcaccATCTTCCAGCAGGACAACAAGCTTTTAACATACTTTCAATCCTTTGCTAAAATATCAGTACACTCGTGTGGCACTATtcgacaatttttataaatcgtaCCTAATGATGTACAAGGAAGTACCTAGCACAACAAAAagaacacaaaaatatatttatttttcaataaaattttcttttaactctgcacttttctcagcgatgttcaataagtcgATACTTCCtagttggaaaatatttgaccacaaagtcattttttcaagtctagtaatagaaaataatcttaGGAAGCTAAAATGGCGAATAAAATGCATgatgtagcaattcaaacttgaaTTCATTAAATTTGGTTACTGCAAAAATGGATGTTTGAGCTGgtacattgtcttgataaaacaacaattcttagtcaaatgcggaCCTTTTTTGCTCGATTTTTTCTCTCTAAAGTTCGCTTTTCAacatagtcaatgaaaattatcctaaATAACCtttcctgcagatggaacggtcttgattgttcttttgattTATAGTTAcgaaacggttttatttctgtgaaacattgtcaaacactcgatagaaacatcttcacgacgctgttctAGCCGTCTATTCCCATCCCTGTCGGCAAATCACTATAAATTAAGTATCTAAAAACGCCAAAAATAGTCaacaccattaaaaatgttaaacttcaaaatgacaatgtcagatttgacatattcaaatcagtgttaccatatctcaaaacttaagtagcaactctcgtagaCATAACATTCACCAATCGAaaacgaaatatatatttttgtttcttcagattgagaatttattaaaaaaattgagaaagcTAAATGAATAAGTGAATATTTGACGACATGCTCAAGAAGTATATAAAACATTCTATTAGAGGAATGTTGATGACGTAGTTCAACAGTACCTATTTGGTCATTTTTACATGCCTTGTTTACAATATATTAAGAAGGCgatagattatttattttcaatacatgATCGACAATGtataataaa
The sequence above is drawn from the Diorhabda carinulata isolate Delta chromosome 6, icDioCari1.1, whole genome shotgun sequence genome and encodes:
- the LOC130894941 gene encoding uncharacterized protein LOC130894941, which gives rise to MARPADYEDPPSDNMWSMDATTGADCDCPGPPPEFLLPPPPRPPIIQPADPTYCSEDPLPIETCDALPLIDASYRSSPSLQTSAVIVLCSVLLGLLVFIAVILIWKHKRKVQNFLPCKNSPRNNCDVNAAAGIYEDLHDVIPRPTPTHHHHPQLAGRHIVAPSIEMIDVKNNIHYPSGYPISQHPPVFLCSSPGPDPYCSQDIYNPVYEELSDPESELTPAPHSEDEFAEDELSLAGEMERRRLDIPPPPYRPETCIRRDIPRFRRPHEPLPPVPGNKRHRSLDRRRQEFHEGMLLDALLQLYPRVGSVEHPPTRGRQIPSITQRIQCMTPGPYETVPVIGHLATFRPVPKPYSQDSALGSDSGYSNHTSIRSSNRGRRDPRRLSQLSAELALT